From Micromonospora rifamycinica, a single genomic window includes:
- a CDS encoding S66 peptidase family protein codes for MLVSPSGPTRPERVARGIELLTGWGLRPVVAPHAYARRGYLAGDDALRAADLNAAFADPQVRGVICTRGGYGAQRVVDLIDMAAVRRDPKVVAGFSDITALQFALWRGARLAGVHGPGAAWVDERTPLRSAQSLHAALMTTAPVTVAAVPEEATYPVRVAGRAAGRLIGGNLCLITATIGTPDMPDLTGAVLLVEEVQEPPYKVDRMLTHLRRAGALDGLAAVAVGQFTDCADGWDTTVVDVLTDRLGDLGVPVLGGLPIGHGPGQLTVPVHTRATLDTTTDTLTLTPAVQ; via the coding sequence ATGCTGGTCTCGCCGTCCGGGCCGACCCGGCCGGAGCGGGTGGCGCGCGGCATCGAGCTGCTGACCGGCTGGGGGCTGCGGCCGGTGGTGGCACCCCACGCGTACGCCCGCCGGGGTTACCTCGCCGGGGACGACGCGCTGCGCGCCGCCGATCTGAACGCCGCCTTCGCCGACCCGCAGGTACGCGGGGTGATCTGCACCCGGGGCGGTTACGGCGCACAGCGGGTGGTCGACCTGATCGACATGGCCGCCGTCCGGCGGGATCCGAAGGTGGTGGCCGGTTTCTCCGACATCACCGCCCTGCAGTTCGCGCTCTGGCGGGGTGCCCGGCTGGCCGGCGTGCACGGTCCCGGGGCGGCCTGGGTCGACGAGCGCACGCCGCTGCGTTCGGCGCAGTCGCTGCACGCCGCGCTGATGACCACCGCCCCGGTGACCGTGGCCGCGGTGCCGGAGGAGGCGACGTATCCGGTCCGGGTAGCGGGGCGGGCGGCCGGGCGGCTGATCGGCGGGAACCTCTGCCTGATCACCGCCACCATCGGCACCCCGGACATGCCCGACCTGACCGGGGCGGTGCTGCTCGTCGAGGAGGTGCAGGAGCCCCCGTACAAGGTCGACCGGATGCTCACCCACCTGCGCCGCGCCGGCGCGCTGGACGGCCTGGCCGCAGTCGCGGTCGGCCAGTTCACCGACTGCGCCGACGGGTGGGACACCACCGTCGTGGACGTCCTCACCGACCGCCTCGGCGACCTGGGCGTGCCGGTCCTCGGTGGCCTGCCGATCGGCCACGGCCCCGGCCAGCTCACCGTCCCCGTCCACACCCGGGCCACCCTGGACACCACGACCGACACCCTCACCCTCACCCCCGCCGTCCAGTAA
- a CDS encoding type 1 glutamine amidotransferase, which translates to MGTALVIENDPTDDPRRLGDWLVEGGLELRVLRPHAGDELPDDLTGYVALVVLGGDQHAYPSADGTPGAPWFPKLEGLLRKAVRHRVPTLGVCLGAQLLATAHAGLVERSPSGPEVGPGVVGRRDAAESDLLFRYVPLIPDVLQWHADEITELPRAATLLAASTRYPHQAFRLGDRAWGLQFHIECDTAMIAEWAHGSELLAELGYDEDLVVAACDRVMADVEEVWQPFAVRFAALALGELADDTRRSLPLLGH; encoded by the coding sequence GTGGGAACCGCACTGGTGATCGAGAACGACCCGACCGACGACCCCCGACGGCTGGGGGACTGGCTGGTGGAGGGGGGCCTGGAACTGCGGGTGCTGCGCCCGCACGCCGGCGACGAGCTGCCCGACGACCTGACCGGGTACGTGGCGCTGGTGGTGCTCGGCGGTGACCAGCACGCCTACCCGTCGGCCGACGGCACCCCCGGCGCACCCTGGTTCCCGAAGCTCGAAGGGTTGCTGCGCAAGGCCGTCCGGCACCGGGTGCCGACCCTCGGCGTCTGCCTCGGCGCGCAACTGCTGGCCACCGCGCACGCCGGCCTGGTCGAGCGCAGCCCGTCCGGCCCCGAGGTGGGTCCGGGGGTGGTCGGCCGGCGCGACGCCGCCGAGAGCGACCTGCTGTTCCGGTACGTGCCGCTGATCCCGGACGTGCTCCAGTGGCACGCCGACGAGATCACCGAGCTGCCCCGGGCCGCCACCCTGCTGGCCGCCTCGACCCGCTACCCGCACCAGGCGTTCCGGCTCGGTGACCGGGCCTGGGGTCTCCAGTTCCACATCGAGTGCGACACCGCGATGATCGCCGAGTGGGCGCACGGCTCCGAGCTGCTCGCCGAGCTGGGCTACGACGAGGACCTGGTGGTGGCCGCCTGCGACCGGGTGATGGCCGACGTCGAGGAGGTGTGGCAGCCGTTCGCCGTCCGCTTCGCCGCCCTCGCCCTCGGCGAGCTGGCCGACGACACCCGCCGCAGCCTCCCCCTGCTCGGCCATTGA
- a CDS encoding bifunctional [glutamine synthetase] adenylyltransferase/[glutamine synthetase]-adenylyl-L-tyrosine phosphorylase: MSRPTRGRLARYGFAEGDGGPRAADLLGSDGLGLWRADEQEPVDRAAADLLAALSRAADPDLALRQLHRMVESERRTATATGSGVLAALDTDPGLRRRLVAVLGASSALGDHLVANPGQWTVLGTAPDGLAPTADGRLDLALAGRLTTATAPVAVLRQAYRLALLRIAAADLTGGRGLEQVMSALSALADATLAAAYEIAVGELPAGTPRPRLAVVAMGKCGGGELNYVSDVDVIFVAATDEDLPAATTVAARLIHVCGLVAWPVDAALRPEGNRGPLVRTLASHLAYYQRWARTWEFQALLKARPAAGDLALAGEWVDALAPLVWRASERPEAVSDVRAMRRRIIDNIPPKELDREIKRGPGGLRDIEFAVQLLQLVHGRGDESLRVPGTVPALRALVTGGYVGRADGEALLRGYRFLRGVEHRLQLQALRRTHTVPTEPAALRWLAAALGYAAIPGRSAVESFRVDWVAHATEVRRLHAKLLYRPLLESVARVPADGLRLTPEAARHRLEILGFADPAGALRHLQALTGGVSRTAAIQRTLLPVLLSEFADAPEPDRGLLNYRQVSDKLGSTPWYLRLLRDSGPVARRLARVLSSSRYAADLLAREPEALRLLAEENELAPRSREVLGDGFAAAAARHADPVEATRAVRALRRRELVRIACADVLSRAGGLAPRPERGAPTGPLADVTRVGTGLSHVTDATLSAALRAVRAAQPKLPGLRFAVIGLGRLGGYESNYLSDADVLFVYDAPAGTAESTASATAHAIAEELRRLLSAPAPDPALGVDADLRPEGRQGPLVRSLAAYAQYYARWSRVWEAQALLRARFVCGDSDLGAEFEAMVDPVRYPADGLTREQIVEIRRIKARVENERLPRGADPATHTKLGRGGLADVEWAVQLLQLRHAGAYPQLRGTRTLDALAAARDAELVDPADAAAMAAGWTLAAQVRNALMLVRGRAGDQLPRHGVELAGVVRLLGGDDPGEFLDDYLRTARRSRTAMQRVLES, translated from the coding sequence ATGAGCAGACCCACCAGGGGACGGCTGGCCCGTTACGGCTTCGCCGAGGGCGACGGTGGTCCGCGCGCCGCCGACCTGCTCGGCTCGGACGGGCTCGGGCTGTGGCGGGCCGACGAGCAGGAACCCGTCGACCGGGCGGCGGCCGACCTGCTGGCCGCGCTCTCCCGGGCCGCCGACCCTGATCTGGCGCTGCGCCAACTGCACCGGATGGTGGAGTCCGAGCGCCGGACCGCCACTGCGACGGGGTCGGGGGTGCTGGCCGCGCTCGACACCGACCCGGGCCTGCGGCGTCGGCTGGTCGCCGTCCTCGGGGCGTCCTCCGCCCTGGGTGACCACCTGGTCGCCAACCCGGGCCAGTGGACGGTGCTCGGCACCGCCCCGGACGGGCTGGCCCCCACCGCCGACGGCCGGCTCGACCTGGCCCTCGCCGGGCGGCTGACCACCGCCACCGCGCCGGTGGCGGTGCTGCGGCAGGCGTACCGGCTGGCGTTGCTGCGGATCGCGGCGGCCGACCTGACCGGCGGGCGGGGCCTGGAGCAGGTGATGTCGGCGCTCTCCGCGCTGGCCGACGCCACCCTGGCGGCGGCGTACGAGATCGCGGTGGGCGAGCTGCCGGCGGGGACGCCCCGGCCGCGGCTGGCCGTGGTGGCGATGGGCAAGTGTGGCGGCGGCGAGCTGAACTACGTCTCCGACGTCGACGTGATCTTCGTGGCCGCGACCGACGAGGACCTGCCCGCCGCGACCACCGTCGCGGCCCGGCTGATCCATGTCTGCGGGCTGGTCGCCTGGCCGGTGGACGCCGCGCTGCGTCCGGAGGGCAACCGGGGGCCGCTGGTCCGCACCCTGGCCAGCCACCTCGCCTACTACCAGCGCTGGGCCCGCACCTGGGAGTTCCAGGCGCTGCTCAAGGCCCGGCCGGCCGCCGGTGACCTGGCGTTGGCCGGCGAGTGGGTCGACGCCCTCGCCCCGCTGGTCTGGCGGGCGTCCGAGCGGCCCGAGGCGGTCTCCGACGTACGCGCCATGCGCCGCCGGATCATCGACAACATCCCGCCGAAGGAGCTGGACCGCGAGATCAAGCGAGGTCCCGGCGGCCTGCGGGACATCGAGTTCGCCGTCCAGCTGCTGCAACTGGTGCACGGCCGGGGAGACGAGTCGCTGCGGGTGCCGGGCACCGTGCCGGCGCTGCGCGCGTTGGTGACCGGCGGCTACGTCGGGCGGGCCGACGGCGAGGCGCTGCTGCGCGGGTACCGCTTCCTGCGCGGCGTCGAGCACCGGCTCCAGCTCCAGGCGCTGCGGCGCACCCACACCGTGCCGACCGAACCGGCCGCGCTGCGCTGGCTGGCCGCCGCGCTCGGCTACGCCGCCATCCCCGGCCGCAGTGCCGTGGAGAGCTTCCGCGTCGACTGGGTCGCCCATGCCACCGAGGTACGCCGGCTGCACGCCAAACTGCTCTACCGGCCACTGCTGGAGTCGGTGGCCCGGGTGCCCGCCGACGGCCTTCGGCTCACCCCGGAGGCGGCCCGGCACCGGCTGGAGATCCTCGGTTTCGCCGATCCGGCCGGGGCGCTGCGGCACCTCCAGGCCCTCACCGGCGGGGTGAGCCGGACCGCCGCGATCCAGCGGACCCTGCTGCCGGTGCTGCTCAGCGAGTTCGCCGACGCGCCCGAACCGGACCGGGGGCTGCTCAACTACCGTCAGGTCTCCGACAAGCTCGGCAGCACCCCGTGGTACCTCCGACTGCTGCGCGACTCCGGCCCGGTGGCCCGCCGGCTGGCCCGGGTGCTGTCGTCGTCCCGGTACGCGGCCGACCTGCTGGCCCGGGAACCGGAGGCGCTGCGGCTGCTGGCCGAGGAGAACGAGCTGGCACCCCGGTCCCGGGAGGTGCTCGGCGACGGGTTCGCCGCCGCCGCCGCCCGGCACGCCGACCCGGTCGAGGCGACCCGGGCGGTCCGCGCGCTGCGTCGCCGGGAACTCGTCCGGATCGCCTGCGCCGACGTGCTCAGCCGGGCCGGTGGGTTGGCCCCGCGACCCGAGCGCGGCGCACCGACCGGTCCGCTGGCCGACGTGACCCGGGTCGGCACCGGGCTGTCCCACGTCACCGACGCCACCCTCTCCGCCGCGCTGCGGGCCGTCCGGGCCGCCCAGCCGAAGCTGCCCGGCCTACGGTTCGCGGTGATCGGCCTGGGTCGCCTCGGCGGGTACGAGTCGAACTACCTGTCCGACGCCGACGTGCTCTTCGTCTACGACGCGCCGGCCGGGACGGCGGAGAGCACGGCCAGCGCCACCGCGCACGCCATCGCCGAGGAGCTGCGTCGGCTGCTGAGCGCCCCGGCCCCCGACCCGGCGCTCGGGGTCGACGCCGACCTGCGCCCGGAGGGACGGCAGGGGCCACTGGTCCGTAGCCTCGCCGCCTACGCCCAGTACTACGCCCGCTGGTCCCGGGTCTGGGAGGCGCAGGCGCTGCTGCGCGCCCGGTTCGTCTGCGGCGACAGCGACCTGGGGGCCGAGTTCGAGGCGATGGTCGACCCGGTCCGCTATCCGGCCGACGGGCTGACCCGCGAGCAGATCGTCGAGATCCGGCGGATCAAGGCCCGGGTGGAGAACGAGCGGCTGCCCCGGGGCGCCGACCCGGCCACCCACACCAAGCTGGGGCGGGGTGGTCTGGCCGACGTCGAGTGGGCGGTGCAGCTGCTCCAGCTCCGGCACGCGGGGGCGTACCCGCAGCTGCGCGGGACGCGTACCCTCGATGCGCTCGCGGCGGCGCGGGACGCCGAGCTGGTCGACCCGGCGGACGCCGCCGCGATGGCCGCCGGGTGGACCCTCGCCGCGCAGGTCCGCAACGCGCTGATGCTGGTCCGGGGCCGGGCCGGCGACCAGCTCCCCCGGCACGGGGTGGAGCTGGCCGGGGTGGTGCGGTTGCTCGGCGGGGACGACCCGGGGGAGTTCCTCGACGACTACCTGCGCACCGCCCGGCGCTCCCGGACGGCGATGCAGCGGGTCCTGGAGAGCTGA
- a CDS encoding FAD-dependent oxidoreductase, which yields MTYPVVHDVVVIGGGAAGLSGALALGRFRRDVVVVDGGAPRNAPADRVHNFLTNEGVPPAELYTTGRAEVARYGVTVLDGTVTAAHPADAADPADAAHPADGPDRAGDAGPARFAVTLSDGRTLHARRLLVTTGLVDELPEVPGLADRWGRDVLHCPYCHGWEVRDRAVGVLATGPFAAHQALLFRQLTDDVVVFTHTAGPLPADDAEKLAARGVAVVDGEVAAVEVDADRLTGLRLRSGRVVPREALVVAPAFHARAAFLTGLGLTSEDFGLGGHVLGNRLATDASGATGVPGVWAAGNVTDPQATVIAAAAAGLKAAAAVNADLIDEDTTRAVAARRAATATAPAAGVPAADPAPGAGLPAVVPVGAGADGDPAVDEATARHWDELYQGRERQWSGRPNPHLVDVVGELPAGTALDLGCGEGGDAVWLARRGWRVTAVDVSTAALERSAAAVAAAGVTARVEFRRHDLARTFPAGVFDLVSAQFLQSPLDFPRTEVLRAAARAVAPGGRLLVVEHGSVPPWGDPEHRHLRFPTPQETLADLDLDPDGWHVERLDTPQRQATGPHGETATLVDHLVLLRRR from the coding sequence ATGACGTACCCGGTGGTGCACGACGTGGTGGTGATCGGCGGCGGCGCGGCCGGGCTCAGCGGCGCGCTCGCCCTGGGCCGGTTCCGCCGCGACGTCGTGGTGGTGGACGGCGGCGCTCCGCGCAACGCCCCCGCCGACCGCGTGCACAACTTTCTGACCAACGAGGGCGTGCCGCCCGCCGAGCTGTACACGACGGGCCGCGCCGAGGTGGCCCGCTACGGCGTCACCGTCCTCGACGGCACGGTCACCGCAGCCCACCCGGCCGACGCAGCCGACCCGGCCGACGCAGCCCACCCGGCCGACGGCCCGGACCGGGCCGGCGACGCCGGGCCGGCACGGTTCGCGGTCACCCTGTCCGACGGCCGTACGCTGCACGCCCGGCGGTTGCTGGTCACCACCGGCCTGGTCGACGAGCTGCCCGAGGTGCCGGGCCTGGCCGACCGGTGGGGGCGGGACGTGCTGCACTGCCCGTACTGCCACGGCTGGGAGGTCCGGGACCGGGCCGTCGGGGTGCTCGCCACCGGGCCGTTCGCCGCCCACCAGGCGCTGCTGTTCCGGCAACTCACCGACGACGTGGTGGTCTTCACGCACACCGCCGGCCCGTTGCCCGCCGACGACGCGGAGAAGCTCGCCGCCCGGGGTGTCGCCGTGGTCGACGGCGAGGTCGCGGCGGTGGAGGTCGATGCCGACCGGCTGACCGGCCTACGGCTGCGCTCCGGCCGGGTGGTGCCCCGGGAGGCGCTGGTGGTGGCCCCCGCGTTCCACGCCCGGGCCGCCTTCCTCACCGGGCTCGGACTGACCTCCGAGGACTTCGGGCTCGGCGGGCACGTTCTCGGCAACCGGCTCGCCACCGACGCCAGCGGCGCGACCGGGGTGCCCGGGGTGTGGGCGGCCGGCAACGTCACCGACCCGCAGGCCACCGTGATCGCCGCCGCCGCGGCGGGCCTGAAGGCCGCCGCCGCGGTCAACGCCGACCTGATCGACGAGGACACCACCCGCGCGGTGGCTGCCCGCCGGGCAGCCACGGCCACCGCCCCGGCCGCCGGGGTGCCGGCGGCCGACCCGGCTCCCGGGGCCGGGCTTCCGGCGGTCGTCCCGGTCGGGGCGGGTGCCGACGGCGACCCGGCGGTCGACGAGGCGACCGCCCGGCACTGGGACGAGCTGTACCAGGGCCGGGAGCGACAGTGGAGCGGGCGGCCCAATCCGCACCTGGTCGACGTCGTCGGGGAGCTGCCCGCCGGAACCGCCCTCGACCTGGGCTGCGGAGAGGGCGGCGACGCGGTCTGGCTGGCCCGGCGGGGCTGGCGGGTGACCGCCGTCGACGTCTCCACCGCCGCCCTGGAGCGGTCGGCCGCCGCCGTGGCGGCCGCCGGGGTGACGGCCCGGGTCGAGTTCCGGCGACACGACCTGGCCCGGACCTTCCCGGCCGGCGTGTTCGACCTGGTCTCCGCGCAGTTCCTCCAGTCGCCCCTGGACTTCCCCCGGACCGAGGTGCTGCGGGCCGCGGCCCGGGCGGTGGCACCCGGCGGGCGGCTGCTCGTGGTCGAGCACGGCTCGGTGCCGCCCTGGGGCGACCCCGAGCACCGCCACCTGCGCTTCCCCACCCCGCAGGAGACCCTGGCCGACCTCGATCTCGACCCGGACGGATGGCACGTCGAACGGCTGGACACGCCGCAGCGACAGGCCACCGGCCCGCACGGCGAGACCGCCACCCTGGTCGACCACCTGGTGCTGCTCCGCCGCCGGTGA
- a CDS encoding helix-turn-helix domain-containing protein, with product MLTAVGPRLRALRQQRGVTLSQLGAGTGISVSTLSRLESGGRRPTLELLLALARFHRVPLDDLVGTPQIGDPRVHRRPVLRHGVTIVPLSRRPGGVQAYKMMYPPGVPVGEPSQQVHEGYEWLYVLSGRVRLLLGGHDLTLDAGEVAEFDTRTPHWFGNPFDAPAELLSLFGPQGERLHVRARPATPPPALPR from the coding sequence GTGCTGACCGCCGTGGGGCCGCGGCTGCGGGCACTGCGCCAGCAGCGCGGCGTGACGCTGAGTCAGCTCGGAGCGGGGACCGGGATCTCGGTCAGCACGCTGTCCCGGCTGGAGTCCGGCGGCCGGCGGCCCACCCTGGAACTCCTGCTCGCCCTGGCCCGCTTCCACCGGGTGCCGCTGGACGACCTGGTCGGCACGCCGCAGATCGGGGATCCCCGGGTGCACCGCCGGCCGGTGCTCCGGCACGGGGTCACCATCGTGCCGTTGAGCCGACGTCCGGGCGGTGTGCAGGCGTACAAGATGATGTATCCGCCCGGGGTGCCGGTGGGGGAGCCGAGCCAGCAGGTGCACGAGGGCTACGAGTGGCTCTACGTGCTCTCCGGCCGGGTCCGGCTGCTGCTCGGCGGTCACGACCTCACCCTCGACGCCGGTGAGGTGGCCGAGTTCGACACCCGTACCCCGCACTGGTTCGGCAACCCGTTCGACGCTCCCGCCGAGCTGCTCAGCCTCTTCGGGCCGCAGGGAGAGCGCCTCCACGTCCGCGCCCGCCCCGCCACCCCACCCCCCGCCCTGCCGCGTTGA
- the mptB gene encoding polyprenol phosphomannose-dependent alpha 1,6 mannosyltransferase MptB, which produces MPHHLSRWLGLSGSVLLAVAAYLGGALPGSELRPTPVTIWQSRHGPLVLALWLVGTGLLAWAWWSLRDRVPSARWALVTAGLWVLPLLFAPPLGSRDVYAYACQGASYAAGINPYEQGVSALPCPWIDTISYIWRDTPAPYGPLFVLLAGAIVRATGSLDTDTALAVNIALFRVLAVLGVATAAACLPVLARRCGVPVGRALWLALASPLVGVHLISGAHNDALMIGLLAAGLAVVAANPGRRWPLLAGGVLLGLAGAVKVTALVVVPFAVLAALVGPYRIRALWRDGLPVAGGALVAVVGATLAAGLDLGWIAGLEQGGLVIAWTSPPTAVGQTVGYVAALFGADVDALPVTRAIGMVVLAVLLVWLWWRARTRDPLWHAGLALAATVALAPLFHPWYWLWPMAVLAATTHRATRWFALVALISAFLVLPDGTGLPRFTKMPGAPLMTLLVIVVAVRLVRSARAARRPATAVSTAD; this is translated from the coding sequence GTGCCTCACCACCTGTCCCGCTGGCTCGGTCTGTCCGGTTCGGTGCTGCTCGCCGTCGCCGCGTACCTCGGGGGCGCGCTGCCGGGGTCGGAGCTGCGCCCCACCCCGGTCACCATCTGGCAGAGCCGGCACGGGCCGCTCGTCCTGGCCCTCTGGCTGGTCGGCACCGGGCTGCTGGCCTGGGCGTGGTGGAGCCTGCGCGACCGGGTGCCGTCGGCCCGGTGGGCACTGGTCACCGCCGGGCTCTGGGTGCTGCCGCTGCTGTTCGCGCCGCCGCTGGGCAGCCGGGACGTGTACGCGTACGCCTGTCAGGGGGCCAGCTACGCGGCCGGGATCAACCCGTACGAGCAGGGGGTGTCGGCGCTGCCCTGCCCCTGGATCGACACCATCTCCTACATCTGGCGGGACACCCCGGCACCGTACGGGCCGCTCTTCGTGCTGCTCGCCGGGGCGATCGTCCGGGCCACCGGGTCACTCGACACCGACACCGCGCTGGCCGTGAACATCGCCCTCTTCCGGGTGCTCGCGGTGCTCGGGGTGGCGACGGCCGCGGCCTGCCTGCCGGTGCTGGCCCGGCGCTGCGGGGTGCCGGTGGGCCGGGCGCTCTGGCTGGCGCTGGCCTCCCCGCTGGTCGGCGTGCACCTGATCTCCGGGGCGCACAACGACGCGCTGATGATCGGCCTGCTGGCCGCCGGGCTGGCCGTGGTGGCGGCCAACCCGGGGCGGCGCTGGCCGCTGCTGGCCGGCGGGGTGCTGCTCGGCCTGGCCGGCGCGGTGAAGGTGACCGCCCTGGTGGTGGTGCCGTTCGCGGTGCTGGCCGCGCTGGTCGGGCCGTACCGGATCCGGGCGCTGTGGCGTGACGGCCTGCCGGTCGCCGGCGGCGCGCTGGTCGCGGTGGTCGGCGCGACCCTGGCGGCGGGCCTGGACCTCGGGTGGATCGCCGGCCTGGAACAGGGTGGCCTGGTGATCGCCTGGACGTCGCCGCCGACCGCGGTCGGGCAGACCGTCGGCTACGTCGCGGCGCTGTTCGGCGCGGACGTCGACGCGCTGCCGGTGACCCGGGCGATCGGCATGGTGGTGCTGGCGGTGCTGCTGGTCTGGTTGTGGTGGCGGGCCCGCACCCGGGATCCGCTCTGGCACGCCGGCCTGGCCCTGGCCGCGACGGTGGCCCTCGCACCGCTGTTCCACCCCTGGTACTGGCTCTGGCCGATGGCGGTGCTCGCCGCGACGACCCACCGCGCCACCCGGTGGTTCGCGCTGGTGGCGTTGATCTCGGCGTTCCTGGTGCTGCCCGACGGCACCGGGCTGCCCCGGTTCACCAAGATGCCCGGAGCCCCGCTGATGACGCTGTTGGTGATCGTGGTGGCCGTCCGGTTGGTACGGTCGGCTCGGGCGGCCCGGCGGCCCGCCACCGCCGTTTCGACCGCCGACTGA
- the mptB gene encoding polyprenol phosphomannose-dependent alpha 1,6 mannosyltransferase MptB translates to MTGPGGVRVARYLGLTGAVLLAVAGWLGGVLPTVPPTGPWRAPHGPVAVSCWLVGTALMVAAWWALRAGAPSTRWAYVTAGLWALPLLVTPPLASRDVYSYACQGWSYAAGHDPYRVGVAVAGCPWVESVAPIWRDTPAPYGPAFVLLAALAAGLGGTLVGTLVVLRLYAVAGVLLVALCLPGLARAAGVPTRRAAWLALASPLVGVHLVAGAHNDAVMLGLLLFGLLVLVRSPGRGRALLVAGVLLGLAVAVKATAVVVLPFAALTALHGRYTWRGLLRDGGRLAGAVLVTLAAVSALSGLGLGWVAGLARSGDSQQWTSPPTAVGFVVDYVGGLAGRQPGAVPVTRAVGLLVLVVVLAVLWWRAWTALRGLNDVRQRVHRLAAARPRVTLLAAGLALAATVLLAPVLHPWYVTWPLLVLAVSATRTTWLVPPAAVAAFLTLPDGTTVARYTKAPGAIVMTALVVAVLVGALRGGWTNGTGRRRGGDAGPAGGT, encoded by the coding sequence GTGACCGGACCGGGCGGGGTGCGCGTGGCGCGCTACCTCGGGTTGACCGGGGCGGTGCTGCTCGCGGTGGCCGGCTGGCTGGGCGGGGTGCTGCCCACGGTGCCGCCGACCGGCCCGTGGCGGGCGCCGCACGGCCCCGTGGCGGTGTCGTGCTGGCTGGTCGGGACGGCGCTGATGGTGGCCGCCTGGTGGGCGTTGCGCGCCGGTGCCCCGTCGACCCGGTGGGCGTACGTCACCGCCGGGCTCTGGGCGCTGCCGCTGCTGGTCACCCCGCCGCTGGCCAGCCGGGACGTCTACTCGTACGCCTGCCAGGGCTGGTCGTACGCGGCCGGGCACGACCCGTACCGGGTGGGGGTGGCGGTGGCCGGCTGCCCGTGGGTGGAGTCGGTCGCGCCGATCTGGCGGGACACCCCGGCCCCGTACGGCCCGGCCTTCGTGCTGCTGGCCGCGCTGGCCGCCGGGCTCGGCGGCACCCTGGTCGGCACCCTGGTGGTGCTGCGGCTGTACGCGGTGGCCGGGGTGCTGCTGGTGGCGCTCTGCCTGCCCGGCCTGGCCCGCGCCGCCGGGGTGCCCACCCGCCGGGCGGCCTGGCTGGCGCTGGCCTCCCCGCTGGTCGGGGTGCACCTGGTGGCCGGCGCGCACAACGACGCGGTGATGCTCGGCCTGCTGCTGTTCGGTCTGCTGGTGCTGGTCCGGTCACCCGGGCGGGGGCGGGCGCTGCTCGTCGCCGGGGTGCTGCTGGGGCTGGCGGTGGCGGTGAAGGCGACCGCGGTGGTGGTGCTGCCCTTCGCGGCCCTGACGGCGCTGCACGGCCGGTACACCTGGCGGGGCCTGCTGCGTGACGGCGGGCGGCTGGCCGGGGCGGTGCTGGTCACCCTGGCGGCGGTCTCGGCGCTGTCCGGGCTGGGGCTGGGTTGGGTGGCCGGGCTGGCCCGCAGCGGTGACTCGCAGCAGTGGACGTCGCCGCCGACGGCGGTGGGTTTCGTGGTCGACTACGTCGGCGGGCTGGCCGGTCGGCAGCCGGGCGCGGTGCCGGTGACCCGGGCGGTGGGCCTGCTGGTGCTGGTGGTGGTGCTGGCGGTGCTCTGGTGGCGGGCGTGGACGGCGCTGCGCGGGCTCAACGACGTCCGGCAGCGGGTGCACCGGCTGGCCGCGGCCCGACCCCGGGTCACCCTGCTCGCGGCGGGGCTGGCGCTGGCGGCGACGGTGCTGCTCGCCCCGGTCCTGCACCCGTGGTACGTGACCTGGCCGCTGCTGGTGCTCGCGGTGTCGGCGACCCGGACGACCTGGCTGGTGCCGCCGGCGGCGGTGGCGGCCTTCCTCACCCTGCCCGACGGCACCACTGTCGCCCGGTACACCAAGGCGCCCGGCGCGATCGTGATGACCGCCCTGGTGGTGGCGGTGCTGGTCGGCGCGTTGCGGGGCGGCTGGACGAACGGAACGGGCCGGCGTCGCGGAGGCGACGCCGGCCCGGCCGGTGGAACGTGA